The following nucleotide sequence is from Chryseobacterium sp. CY350.
GTTGCCAATGCTTTTATTAAATCTGGAACTTATAAAAATATTTTGGTTGTAGGTGCCGAGGTTCATTCTTTCGGGCTCGATTTTTCAGATAAGGGAAGAGGAGTTTCTGTAATTTTCGGGGATGGGGCAGGAGCGATTGTACTTTCTGCAACCGAAGATGAAAATGCAGGAGATATTTTAGCCATGAATATGCATTCGGAAGGAAAATATGCAGACGAATTATGTACGCAGTTTCCGGGTTCAAAATATGGCTGGAGCGACAGAATGAGAAAAGAACCGGAAAATGTAACGGATAAGGAAGTCTATCCAATCATGAACGGAAATTTCGTTTTCAAACATGCCGTGACAAGATTTCCTGAAACGATGATGGAAGCTTTAAATAAAGCCGGAAAAACCGTTGAAGATCTCGATATGTTTATTCCGCATCAGGCAAATCTGAGAATTGCTCAGTTTGTTCAGCAGAAGTTTGGATTACCTGACGAAAAAATACATAATAATATTCAAAAATACGGAAATACAACTGCTGCTTCTATTCCGATTGCGTTGAGCGAAGCAATAGAATTAGGGAAAGTAAAAAGAGGAGATTTGGTTCTTCTCTCGGCTTTCGGTAGCGGATTTACCTGGGGAAGTGTTTTGTTTCAATATTAAATAAATATTACTAAAGATTTAAAATACTGCGTTATTTAGAGTAAGGTTTTTTTAAAGAAAACAGTATCATGAGATTTGTGATTTTTAGATTGCTTATCATTACGGGTTCTCGATAGATTTTCTTCGCTTTGCTCCGAAATACACTCGAACTGACGGATTTACTTTGGTACTTCGTAATTTGCGTCAGTTCGAGTAGGTTTTTAAAAACTGTATCGAAAAATTTACATGATTTAACCGAAGGTTCTCGATACGCTTCGCTACTCGAACTGACGAAACTTATTACTACTCAATAATAAAAAAATCCGCTGAAATAAATTTCAGCGGATTTTTTTATTATTTTAGATTAAAGTAGTTTTTATAAACTCTTCAATATTTTTTCTGTCTCTGCAGTATCTTCACCAGCAGCTTTTCCTAATGCAACAGACTTTTCTGCCCACATTTTAGCGTTTTTCTTGTCACCGATTTTATTGTAAAGATTGGCAAGTGTATCTGTGTTTGCATACTCTTCTTTTTTCTTTACAGATTCCTGCGCCCATTTTACAGCAGTTTCAAGAGAAGATTTTGTGTTGACGTTTTCAAAGAAATTCCATGCTAATGAATTTAATTCTTCTGAACTTGCAGCAGAATAATCTTTATAAAGATCAAGAGTCATTTTTTCGTATGTAGCAAAATCTTTGTCCTTTAAAGCTCTGTTCGACTTTGCTCTTTTCAGTAATTTTTCAGATTCTTCTTTTGTTAAAAACTTTTGAGTTTCAGTGTAAAAGTAAGCGTCATTCCATTTTTTTGTATCAGCGCTGTACGTTTTTTTCATGATCGTATTCAGCTTTACATTCTTGTCGAACATATCATATCGGTCAGCAGGGAAAACTTTAGTGATTTCTTCTTTTTTATTTTGGAAAATCTTATACAACGGACTTTCAGTGCTCTGAGTTCCTGAAAGAAGCATCTGAACATCTTCCTGATCTAAGGTTGTTTTTGCGCTGAAATAACGGTCTAAAACTTTTCCTGCAAAATCTGCATCATTATAAATGGTAAGACCTGCAAGATTTTTCAGAAATTCAGGATTTTTTTCTCCGTTTTCAAATTTTTGCTTCAACGCCGTAAGTCTTTTATTAGGATCTCCTGCATCCATCGCAAACTGAATAAAATCTTTCTCTTCTACATATCCCAAAGTTCTGTGAACCTCTTCGCCATCACCATTGATGAAAAGATAAGTAGGGAAAGCTCTTACGTTGTATTTTTTCGCCAGATCTATACCTTCACCTTTTTCCATGTCGATTTTGGCATTGATGAAATTGGCATTATAATAATCACCGACAGGTTTTAGTGGAAAAATATTTTTCACCATCAGTTTACAAGGTCCGCACCACACGGCATATGCGTCTATAAAAATAAGTTTGTTTTCTTTTTTAGCCTTAGCCAAAAGACTTTTAAAGTTACCTTCTTCAAATTTAATTCCCTGTCCGAATGCAATTACTGCGAAGAATAGGAATGATAATATTGCTGTTTTTTTCATGAAATATTTTATTGAATACAAATGTAATAATTATGTGAATATATGGCTATAAAATTATTAATAATTCAATACATAAGTTCAGCATTAAATAAAGTGAATTAAACGAAATAAAAATCCACAGTTAAAGCTGTGGATTTTACTTATCTTGAACCTCCTACCTTCGTATTGGGATTTGATTCTTTGCTTTTGTAATCTGTTGGTTTTTTAAGCGTATCATTGGCAAGATTTGTAGTATCACCAGCATTCTGTTCTGA
It contains:
- a CDS encoding thioredoxin family protein, with amino-acid sequence MKKTAILSFLFFAVIAFGQGIKFEEGNFKSLLAKAKKENKLIFIDAYAVWCGPCKLMVKNIFPLKPVGDYYNANFINAKIDMEKGEGIDLAKKYNVRAFPTYLFINGDGEEVHRTLGYVEEKDFIQFAMDAGDPNKRLTALKQKFENGEKNPEFLKNLAGLTIYNDADFAGKVLDRYFSAKTTLDQEDVQMLLSGTQSTESPLYKIFQNKKEEITKVFPADRYDMFDKNVKLNTIMKKTYSADTKKWNDAYFYTETQKFLTKEESEKLLKRAKSNRALKDKDFATYEKMTLDLYKDYSAASSEELNSLAWNFFENVNTKSSLETAVKWAQESVKKKEEYANTDTLANLYNKIGDKKNAKMWAEKSVALGKAAGEDTAETEKILKSL
- a CDS encoding 3-oxoacyl-ACP synthase III family protein codes for the protein MIKSTIKGIGFHVPDHVVTNDDLAKLMTTNDDWITERTGIKERRHRINRNDAQETTTFLGFKASEKAIEQAGLTSKDIDYIVFATLSPDYYFPGCGVLLQDMLGCDTIGALDVRNQCSGFVYAMSVANAFIKSGTYKNILVVGAEVHSFGLDFSDKGRGVSVIFGDGAGAIVLSATEDENAGDILAMNMHSEGKYADELCTQFPGSKYGWSDRMRKEPENVTDKEVYPIMNGNFVFKHAVTRFPETMMEALNKAGKTVEDLDMFIPHQANLRIAQFVQQKFGLPDEKIHNNIQKYGNTTAASIPIALSEAIELGKVKRGDLVLLSAFGSGFTWGSVLFQY